The following nucleotide sequence is from Candidatus Neomarinimicrobiota bacterium.
ATTCCATCAGCAAGGGTCATGTTAGCAAATGATACACCACTGTACCATGAACCACTCTCCGTGTGAACTTCCACAGCATTCTCGTAAAAATATTCCATATCCACTTCCGGTAAGAATCCGAATCTGCCTCTAGCTCTGTGATCGTCACTTAGGCCTGTAATATTTCCATCGAGATACACTTCTTCTTGGGCGGCAATACCACGATCAAAGTGGGTATCCTCAGAGAGGTCAAGCAGAATCTCCGATTCCATCTGAAATTTATCAACATTTACAGAAAGTACTTGCGTACTGGAATCCCAGACGGTGGTGATTCCACCAGAGCTGTAGTTAACTAATGAATCGGCACCACTATTGATTCGCCACAATGATTCATTGACAGCGGATTCAACAGCGTATTGTAACTTAATGTTATTAATCGTCTCCATTGAAGAAGAGCTGGATAAGTAGGAAACATTCAACACAGCTACTCCGGTAAAAGAGAAGACCACAAATACCATAATTACTGCGACTAACATTTTATTACCCCACAATCGTTGACTGATAAAAGGTTAATATTTCTTGTCCCCATAAAAGAGCAATCAAGCCCGCAGCAGCCATGAGTTCACTAAACTGCGGCATAGCTTCGTCAGAACGCTTATTAAAATATTTTACATTAATGCTGCCAATTACTGCACCACCCGCTAAAGCAAAGAAAAGAGCAATTAATCCGAGTTCCATTCCAAGGAAAAGGCCAAGCAAGGCACCCAGCTTGATCTCGGTCAATTCAAAAGTGCTGTCGTCCGTTGCGAAAATTTTCACAAGGTTATACAAAGCCAATGCAGCAATACCGAGAAGCATACTGATTGCTGCTTCAGGGAAACGGTCAGGATTATAAGCCAGGAAATGTATCACTGCCAGCATACCCATAATCATGAGAAGACTATCGTGTATTTCACGTTTTTCTTTTATAAGGAAGATTATACCAATAAGAGCCATTCCGTAGAGCATGGCCATTGAGCCCTCAAAACTCCATCCGAATTTCCAGATATAAAATGCAACCCACGCGAATTCAAGAAAATCAACCAGGAGTTTACGGATGGGCAGGGTTGCATTACAATAAGGACATTTACCGCGGTTCCGAAAATAACTCCAGAAGGGTAACATGTCATTCCATGACAGTTTAGTAGCGCAAGAT
It contains:
- a CDS encoding prepilin peptidase, whose amino-acid sequence is MLNLFGIIILGCVFAILSNNTIDQTPKKRNYSTPTPYCPSCATKLSWNDMLPFWSYFRNRGKCPYCNATLPIRKLLVDFLEFAWVAFYIWKFGWSFEGSMAMLYGMALIGIIFLIKEKREIHDSLLMIMGMLAVIHFLAYNPDRFPEAAISMLLGIAALALYNLVKIFATDDSTFELTEIKLGALLGLFLGMELGLIALFFALAGGAVIGSINVKYFNKRSDEAMPQFSELMAAAGLIALLWGQEILTFYQSTIVG